A single genomic interval of Aphidius gifuensis isolate YNYX2018 linkage group LG6, ASM1490517v1, whole genome shotgun sequence harbors:
- the LOC122858579 gene encoding methionyl-tRNA formyltransferase, mitochondrial codes for MTSCLMMEHKNNNMNNNKNRWKVLFFGTDEFALESLKCLHKEYKSMRLLERLETVTAYNGHENNVLKYAKDQQIKIHSWPLDKNIIIDFDIGIVVSFGHLIPSWMIQSFPLGMINVHASLLPKWRGAAPIIHSLMNGDNETGVTIMKIMPKKFDVGEILDQQKVIISPDETHPELYSRLANTGGQLLIKSIEKLPNLIYSGRKQCDTQATYAPKINKNISFVRWTEMTAQQVYNLQRSLIGIYPLTTVFNNQIVKIFGIKIHNDSPSCNENLEASSPGAIIYDCKNNVLLVKCHDNKWVSIEEITIPNHRKMNANDFNNGFLKSNNNNNNQNNKF; via the exons ATGACCAGTTGTCTGATGATGGaacataaaaacaacaacatgaacaataataaaaatagatggaaagtattattttttggaaCAGATGAATTTGCTTTGGAAAGTTTAAAATGTTTACACAAAGAATA caaatcAATGAGACTACTTGAACGTTTGGAGACAGTGACAGCATACAATGGTCATGAAAATAATGTGCTTAAATATGCAAaagatcaacaaataaaaatacactcTTGGccacttgataaaaatattattattgattttgataTTGGAATTGTTGTATCTTTTGGACATCTCATACCATCCTGGATGATTCAATCATTTCCATT aggAATGATCAATGTTCATGCAAGTTTGCTACCAAAATGGAGAGGTGCAGCACCAATTATTCATTCACTTATGAACGGTGACAATGAAACTGGAGTTactatcatgaaaataatgccaaaaaa atttgATGTTGGTGAAATTCTGGATCAACAAAAGGTCATTATTAGCCCCGATGAGACACATCCAGAATTGTATAGTCGACTAGCAAACACTGGaggacaattattaattaaatcaattgaaaaattaccaaatttaatttattctggAAGAAAACAATGTGATACTCAAGCAACTTatg caccaaaaataaataaaaatatatcatttgtaAGATGGACAGAGATGACAGCTCAACAAGTTTATAATCTTCAAAGATCATTGATTGGTATTTATCCATTGACAACTgtctttaataatcaaattgtcAAAATATTTGGTATTAAAATACACAATGATTCACCAAGCTGTAATGAAAATCTCGAGGCCTCATCACCAGGTGctattatttatgattgtaaaaataatgtacTTTTAGTTAAATGTCATGACAACAAGTGGGTGTCTATTGAAGAAATAACAATACCCAATCATAGAAAAATGAATGCAAATGATTTCAACAATGGCTTTCTAAagtctaataataataataataatcaaaataataaattt